GGCGCGGGCCCACGCCTCGACGACGTCGTCCCGCTGGTGGGCCGGGTACCGCATGCGCACCAGGTGGGTGGCGAGGTCGTGCAGGGGGTCGCCGTAGCCGGCCAGTTCCCAGTCGACGCAGGCCAGTCCTGTGCCTTCGGGGTCGGGCAGGATCAGGTTGCCGCGGTGCAGGTCGGTGTGGAGGAGGCTGTAGGGGCGGCGGGTCATCGCGGGGACCCGGTCGGCGAACCGGGCGAGGGCGTCGTCGGGCAGGCCGAGCGCGGCGAACAGGCCGCCGAACTCGGGGCGGCCCGGGAGCCGGATCTGCTGGTCGGCGAGGTGGGCCAGGGTCCGCAGGAAGCCCTGGCTGTCCCGGTTGTGGGGCCAGGACGGCGGCAGCGCCGGCAGGTTCTCGCGGCGGACCCGGGTCAGGAGGGCGAGCTGCCCGACCGCTTCGTCGACGCGCCGGGCGTCGACGGGGGTGTCGTCGGGGTGGACGGCGGAGAGCGGCACGCCCTCGACATGGCTGAGGACGAGGCAGCCGTCGTCCGCGAAGAGGCAGACGGGGGTGTTCGGCAGGTGCCCTTCGACGGCGCGCAGGACGCCCGCCTCGTCGGGCCAGGTCCTGATCACCACGGGCAGCGCCTCGGGCCGCCGGGTCCGCACGGTCGCCGAGGTGCCCTCGGGCCGCCCCCACCGGCGGGCCGCCGTCGCCGTCAGCGGCAGCACGTGGTTGTGGTGGTGGTGGCCCGTGAGCGTACGCCCGCGCGCCCGCGCGGTGTCGATGAACTCCCTTACGGCGTCCGTGGGTCGGGCCCGTCCCCCGGGAAGCGGCGGAAGGGAAGGTGGTGCGCCCACGGGCTGCTCCGGATGCGTGATGAGAACGGTACGGCACACCGTAAACACGCGCGGAGGGTGTCTCTCGTCGAAACGGTGTCCGCCTCACCACAACGGGTGGTGCGCGGCGCGGGTCCGCGCGGTCGTGGCGGGTCGGCGTGTACACCGCCTCGTACGCGCGCGGCGGAGGTTCCGCTCAGCGCGTGCGCGCCCGCTTCCGGGGAGGGCCAGGCTACCCGTGCACCAGGCTGAGCAGCGGCTGAAGGGAGTCGACGACGATGTCGGCCCCGGCCCTGCGCAGCAGTTCGGCCTTCCGGTCGTTGCGCGCGAAGCCGAGGAACGGCACCCGCGCCTGCGCCGCGGCCTCGCAGTCGGACGGCGCGTCACCGATCATCAGGGCGTCCTCGGGGGCGGTGTCCAGCGCGCTCAACGCCTGGTTGAGGCAGTGCGGGTGGGGCTTGAGGCGGTGCAGGTCCTGGGTGCGGCCGTAGAGGTGCGGGTCGAAGCAGGACAGCAGGCCGCGGCCCTCCAGGTAGGCGCGGACCACGGTGGCGGAGTTGTTGGTCGCGACGGCGAGCCGGGCGCCGACCGCCGTCCAGGTGCGGATCAGCGGGTCGGCGTAGGCGGTCGGCCAGGCGGACGGCGCGGCGTTCAGCTCGTGCCGGGTGAGCCGTTCCTCCAGCTCGGTGACCAGGTCGCTGCCGGGGTGGCGCCGGTCGACGGCGCGCAGGACGACCTGCGGGTCGTAGGTCTCCCGCTCCTCGTCGGTGAGCAGGTCCCGCAGCCCCCGCCCCGCCAGCCAGCCGACCAGGTCGGCCGCCACGTCACGGGCGGGATGTCCGGCGAACAGCCGGCAGACGGGCCCGTCGAAGTCCCAGAGGACGACACGGGGGCGGGTGATCAGGTTCCTGAGTTCCTCGGTGTCGTACGCGATGTCGTACACGGTCTCTTTCGCCACCGGTTCGGTCTGCGCCGTATCAGAAGTCACTAGAAGAGTGTCAGGTCGGTGGTGATGGTTTCCCAGAGGGCGTCGAACCACTTCTGCGATTCGTCCACGAACGCGGCGTCGCGCCGGCCCGCCGTCCGGTCGAAGGAGAACAGCAGCGACTCGGCGCCCAGCACGTCGTACATGTCGAGCGTCTGCCCGTCGTTGGTCTCCTCGCGCCGGGAGACCATGTAGTACGAGATCAGTGCCTCCGCGCCGTTGAGCAGGTACAGCTTGACCGGCGGGGTGAACGGCAGGGCCCGGAACGTGACGTCGACGTCGATGCCGTGGGACGAGCGCAGCGAGCGCAGGTTGTGCCGCATGACCTGGCCCTGGGCGTTGCGCTGGGCCAGCCAGCGCTGGTGGACCGGGTCGTCGTCGCCGTCGCCGCGCCCGTCGACGGGGACCGGGAACGCCAGGTTGATCTCGCGTGACGGCAGCAGGATGCGGACGTCGATCGACTCGGGGCGCAGCTCGCCCGCGTGGATGCTGCGCAGCGGGTCGCCGAGGGCCAGCATCAGGGTCTCGGCGGTGAGGCAGGCGGCGTCCACCTTGACGTGCCGGGCCGAGAACGCCTCGGCGAGCCGGGGCGCGAGGCCGACCATCGTGGGCTGGGGGCCGTCCGGGGTGACCGAGGGCTGGGCGATGCGCGGCGGGCTGCCCTTGCTGACGTTGCTCAGCAGGCCGTCGTCCTGGAGGGCGCGCAGGGCCTGGCGGACGGTGCTGCGCTCGACCTCGAACTCGTCGGCGAGTTCGGCCTGGGTGGGCAGCCGGTCGCCCGCCTTGAGCGCACCGGCCCTGATGCGCTCCCGGAGGCTGTCGGCGATCTCCTGTGCGGAGTGCTTTCTGCCGTTCACTGCCACCACGTTCTCCTGGGTCACGACCAAACGCTACAACTTCGATCCATCTGGGGCGAGTTGTTTGAAAGTTGTTTATGAGTACCGACCAAGTCGAGATTACCCGGTCAGAGTTGGTCACCAAGCTGGTGAAGTCGGCGGCATCCGTGCTCCGTCAGTCGCCGAGCTGGAGATCCGTGCTGATGGTCCGCCACAGCGCGTCGAACCACCGCCGGGACTGCTCCACGAACGTCGTGTCCCGCACCCCGGCCCCCCGCTCGAACGCGAACAGCATCGACCGGGTGCCCTCCACGTCGTAGAGCTGGAGCTGTTCGTGGTCGACCTCCCGCTCGCTGCGCGAGAGCGTGTAGAACGCGAACAGCGCCTCCGCGCCGTTGAGCAGGTACAGCTTGACCGGCGGGGTGAACGGCAGGGCGCGGAAGGTCACCCGGACGTCGATGCCGTGCGTGGCGCGCAGCGCGAGCAGGTTGTGGCGCAGCACCTGGCCCTGGGCGTTGCGCTGGGCCAGCCAGTGGCGGCGCAGCCGGTTGCCCGGTGCGGCCTCCACCAGGGTCGGGAACGCCAGGTCGATGTCCCGGCTTGGCAGCAGCACCCGCACGTCGACCTTGGCCGGTTTCAGCTGTCCGGCGTGGATGCGCCAGAGCGGTTCGCCGAGGGCGAGGTTGAGGGAGACCGAGGTCAGGCACAGGGCGTCTATCTCCACGTGCGGGGCGTCGAAGGCGGTGGCGACCCTCGGGGCCAGCGCCACCGTGGTGGGGAGGGGTGGCGCGGCGGGCCCGGCCGGCCGTCCGGGGTAGGACGGGTCGCCGACCACGGTGGCGGGGCTGCCCTTCGAGACGTTGGCCAACAGGTGCTCGGACTGAAGAATGCGCAGCGCCTCGCGCACCGCACCCCGCTCCACGCCGAACTCGTCGGCCAACCGCGCCTGCGTGGGCATCCGTTGACCGGCACGCAGTTCCCCGCTCCGGATCCTGGCCCGCAGCGCGTCCGCCACCTCGAGTGACCTCTGTGGCCGCTGAGACCTCGTCCGCCCAGTGGCAGAGCCGTGTTTCGGGTCCACGGCAAAACAGTACAACTTCCCGCCATCTTAAGGCAGTTCTTCATGAGGTGGTTATAAGCCGCTTCCAAGTGGAGATAAGTACAGTGAAGTTGGCAGCCAACTTGAGCAACCTGGTTGCTTTTCAGGGTGGTTGGCATGCAGAATCCAAGGGTGTCGCTCGGGTTCCCTTCCGGAGGGGAGCCGGGACCCCGGCCGACCCGCTCCAGCCGTACAGCCACAACTGAACACCGAAAACTTCACGCAGAGCGAGCGGCCCGCGCGGCCGCCGGCACAGCCACAACTGAACACGCACCGTCACAACTGAACAGCTACGGATGATGCACCGCGCACCCGGCACCACACGCGCAACGGCGTACACGCGTCGGCAGTCACACGCGTGTACGCACCGCTGAACAGGAAGGGACCGCAGCTCAGAACATATCCGGGCACCACGGTCGCCTGGACGGACGCAGCAGGGCGTCGGCCGCACGGGCGGCGCCCGCCCGCTCCTCCGTCACCCGGCCCAGCGCGGCGAGCCGCACCGTCGACTCGTCGCCCAGCCAGAGCATCGCCAACTCGACGATGCCGAGGGAGAGTTCAGCACTGCGCGTGGTAGGCACGCAGGTCGCCCCGGCGGGCGAGACCGTCAACTGGTACCGCCCGCCGGTCAGCCCGGCCGGATCGACGACGTCGAGCACCAGGCCGCCCTCCCGCCCGTACGTCCGCGCCTCCATGGCCTGCACGACGTCCAGGATCCGCACCCACAGCCAGTCCGCCTGCGTGGCGACGACGGCCGCCCTGGGGTCGGGCAGCAGCAGCGGGAGCAGGTCGTCGGGGGCGCGGTGGTCGCTCTTGACGCGGGTGACCCAGTCGATCGAGCAGAGGTAGTGCCACAGGGCGCGCTCGGCCTGCGGGGTCGCGGCGAGCAGCCAGCGCACCTTCGCCGTCTCCAGCGGCTGCTTGGTGTCGCTCCAGACGTCGTCCACCTCGTAGGCCACCAGTCCGTCGACCGTGCCGTCCGGCGCCCGGTAGGCGGCGAAGAAGGGCGTGGTCCACTTGGCGTCGAGCCGCACCGCCCCGGTGGCGGTCTGCCACCAGAGGTCGGTCCTGCTGACGGCGCCGGCCGTGGCCCTGCGCACCCGCTCGTGCAGCTCGGGCCCCGTCTTGCGGACGTCCTCGGGCTCCACCAGGTCGATCCGGCCGCCGTCGGCCGCCACCGGCGTGCGCGGGTCGAACCCGGCGCGCGTCACGTCGATGTCCCACCGCGTGCCGCCGGTGGCGGGACCGAAGCCGAAGCGGCCGTAGATCGGGTACTCGGCGGCGATCAGGGTGGCGACGGCGTCGCCGCGCTCCTTGGCCGCCGCGAGGTCCTGGCTCATCATGCGGGTGAGCAGGCCGCGCCTGCGGTGCGTGGCGGTGACGGTGACACCGGTGACCGCGTCGGCGGCGACGGGCCGCCCGCCGACCGCCGTCACCTCCTGGTCGAAGGAGCGGAACGTCGCCACACAGCGCCCGCCGTCGAACGCCCCGAGGAACCGGCCGGGCTCGAACCAGGAGCGCCGCCCCTCCAGTTCCTCCGCGGGCACCACGGGCTCCCGCTGGAACCCGGCGCGCACGGCACGCAGCCACTCGGGAAACTCTGCCTCGGTGATGGGCCGGACGTCGATATCGGTACGCGCGCTGGTCATGGCCTCACGGTATGTGGACGAGGGTGAGGTGTCGCGCAGATTTCCGAGGTCGGAAAGAGGTCGGCGACAGGTCAGAGGGAGGTCAGAAAGAGATCGGAGAGAGGTCAGAGAGAGATCAGAGGGAGGTCGGAGAGAGGTCAGAAAGCGGCCCGTACCTCCCCCACCTCCCGTGAGCCGCCCGTCAGGGGCGAGCGGCCGACGCGGTCGAGGACCGGGGAGGCGACCCCCAGCAGCGCGAGGGCCCGCGCGAGCACCGGGCCCAGGCTCCGCGCGCCGCCGTCCTCGACCTTGAACGCCAGCGCCCGGCCGTCGGCGAGGGCCACCGCCTGCACCGCCTCGGCGCCCGTCTTCGCGAGCGTCCCCGGCACCTCCCGCATCAGCCAGGTGTCGTGCCGCCTGCTGCCCGCGACGTACTCGGGGTGGGCCCGCATCGCGTCGGCGACCCGGCGTTCGGCCGAGCCGGGCTCGGCGCGGACGAAGGAGCGGAAGGCGCGGGCGAGCCCGGTCAGGCCGATCGCCGCCAGGGGCGCCCCGCAGCCGTCGGTGCCCACCGTCGCGACCGGTTCGCCGGCCGCGTCCTCCACCACCGTGTGGATGAGCCGCTGGAGCGGGTGGCCGGGGTCGAGGTAGCTCTCCAACGGCCAGCCGCGCAGCGCGCACGCGGCGAGCATCGCGGTGTGCTTGCCGGAGCAGTTCATGGCGACCCGGTCGCGGACCCCGCCCGCCGCCAGGTACGCCTCCCGCTCGACCGGGTCGAGGGGCAGGTCGGGCGGGCAGCGCAACTGCTCGGCGGTCAGGCCGTGTTCGGCGAGCAGCGTGCGGACCAGGTCCCGGTGGAAGGGTTCGCCCGCGTGGCTGGCGGCGGCCAACGCCAGCCGCTCTCCTCTGAGTTCGAGTCCTGCCCGCAGGACGCCCGCGGCCTGCATCGGCTTGTTGGCGGAGCGGGGGAAGACCGGCGACGTCACGTCACCGAGGGCCAGCTGCACGGCGCCGTCGGCGCCCAGCAGGACCAGGCTCCCCCGGTGCCGTCCCTCGACGAACCCGGAGCGGACCACTTCCGCGAGGACGGGCGGGGCGGGCGGCCCGGCGGGGGACGGCACGGGCTTCGGTGACGGCACGGGAGACGGCTTCGGTGACGGCATGGGGGACGGCTTCGGTGACGGCATCGGCGGTGGCCTTCCGCGGCGGGCGTTCCCGTGGGACGGCCGTCGCGCCGGGGCTCATGTGAGCAGGTCGTCCACCTGGGCTTCACCCTCACGGTACCTGCGGGCGATCTCCCCGCTACAGCCGTCAGCCGTCCGCTGGAGCCGCTGCCTGCACCGGGACACCTGCTGCTCGTACCCCACGAGACGCCCCATCGCCGTGTGCAGCTCCAGGTCGGTGCGGGCGGCCAGGTCGGACAGCTCGACCTCGGCGAGCATGTCGGCGGCCAGCTGCCGGTACTCCGCGCTCTGCGGGGTCCCGAGGGTGACATGGCGGGCGGACGACCGGTGCCTGGCCGGGGCGTCCGCGAGGATCTGCGAGAGCCGGTCGACGACGGAGCCCTCACCGCCGTCCCTGACCGGCCGCCTGCGGGCCAGCTCGGCGCGGAGGATGTCGATACGGCCCTGGAGCAGCCTGCGCACGTAGCTGAGGTCGGCCTCGTCGCGCTGGGCGTCCCGGCGCAGCACGCGCAGCTCGGGCAGGTTCAGGCTGGTCAGGTCGGGCTCGGACGGTTCGACGGGCGACGGCGGTTCGACGGGCGGCAAAGGCCCGCCGGGGTCGGCCGCCGCCGGGCTGTCGGTGCGCTGCGCGGGCGGCCTGGGCGCGGCGAGGTCTCCCGCCCGGCAGTCCTCCGCCCGGCTCTCCCCCGCGCGGGTGGACGAGACCGGGCCGGGCTGCCGCCCGGTACTCGGTGTGCTCATGTGTCTCTACCGTCCCGTAGACCGCCGTGTTCGGAAGCATCGTGCCACCCTCGGTGGCCGCTATGTGACCGAGTGCCCCCGAACGGCCCCAGATGGGGGGTTAAGGAGCGATGAGCGACCCGTGTGCGGACCCGCTCGAACGGACCGGCATGATGGGGCCCATGCGAGCGGTGGTGCAGCGGGTCGACGGCGCGCGGGTGGTCGTCGACGGCGAGACGGTCGGGGAGATCAGCGGCGAGGGCCTGTGCGTCCTGGTCGGCGTGACACACGAGGACACCGTGGAGAAGGCGGCCCAGCTGGCCCGCAAGCTCTGGTCGGTGCGGATGCTCCAGGACGAGCGGTCGTGCAGCGACATCGACGCGCCGCTCCTGGTGATCAGCCAGTTCACGCTGTACGGCGACGCCCGCAAGGGCCGCCGCCCCACCTGGAACGCGGCCGCCCCGGGCGACGTCGCCGAACCGCTGGTGGACGAGGTGGTGGCCCAGCTGCGGGCGCTGGGCGCGACGGTGGAGACGGGCCGGTTCGGCGCGTCGATGCGGGTGACGCTGACGAACGACGGCCCGTTCACGGTCCTGATCGACATCTGACGGGCATCGGCCCCCGTGCTCGGAGGACGGAGCACGGGGGACGGAGCACGGGGGCCAGAGGACCGAGCACAGCGGACAGGGACCGAGCACAGGGGACAGGGCAGAGGGGACAGGGGACCGAGACCGGAGAACCGGGGGCTACGGCTCGACGACGGTCTCCTGGGCGGCGGCGGTGTCGCCGGCCAGCAGCCTGGCGTCCGTCGCGACGTTCCGCTTGACCAGGGCCAGGGCGACCGGACCCAGCTCGTGGTGGCGGACGGAGGTCGTGATGAAGCCGACCTTGCGGCCGTCGGGCCCCTCGTCGGCGATCCGGATCTCGGTGCCCGCGCCCGGCAGGTGGACCTCGCTGCCGTCGAGGTGGAGGAAGACGAGACGGCGCGGCGGCTTGCCCAGGTTCTGCACCCGGGCGACCGTCTCCTGGCCGCGGTAGCAGCCCTTCTGGAGGTGCACGGCGGTGCCGATCCAGCCCAGCTCGTGCGGGATGGTGCGGTGGTCGGTCTCGAAGCCGAGCCGCGGCCGGTGCTGCTCGACCCGGAGCGCCTCGTAGGCCAGCAGCCCCGCCGGGTGACCGGTCCGCTCGGCGTAAGCCTCCAGGGCGTCGCGGGGCAGGAAGAGGTCCCGCCCGTACGCCGTCTCGCGGACGACGGTCCCCTCGGGCACCTCGGCGATGGAACCGGCCGGCAGGTGCACGACGGCGATGTCCCCGGTGCGGTCGGTGACCTCGACCCGGTAGAAGAACTTCATCGACTCCAGGTAGCCGATGAGCGCCTCGACGGTGCCGGGC
The sequence above is a segment of the Streptomyces griseoviridis genome. Coding sequences within it:
- a CDS encoding RsiG family protein; translated protein: MSTPSTGRQPGPVSSTRAGESRAEDCRAGDLAAPRPPAQRTDSPAAADPGGPLPPVEPPSPVEPSEPDLTSLNLPELRVLRRDAQRDEADLSYVRRLLQGRIDILRAELARRRPVRDGGEGSVVDRLSQILADAPARHRSSARHVTLGTPQSAEYRQLAADMLAEVELSDLAARTDLELHTAMGRLVGYEQQVSRCRQRLQRTADGCSGEIARRYREGEAQVDDLLT
- a CDS encoding asparaginase, with the protein product MPSPKPSPVPSPKPVPSPAGPPAPPVLAEVVRSGFVEGRHRGSLVLLGADGAVQLALGDVTSPVFPRSANKPMQAAGVLRAGLELRGERLALAAASHAGEPFHRDLVRTLLAEHGLTAEQLRCPPDLPLDPVEREAYLAAGGVRDRVAMNCSGKHTAMLAACALRGWPLESYLDPGHPLQRLIHTVVEDAAGEPVATVGTDGCGAPLAAIGLTGLARAFRSFVRAEPGSAERRVADAMRAHPEYVAGSRRHDTWLMREVPGTLAKTGAEAVQAVALADGRALAFKVEDGGARSLGPVLARALALLGVASPVLDRVGRSPLTGGSREVGEVRAAF
- a CDS encoding HAD family hydrolase gives rise to the protein MTSDTAQTEPVAKETVYDIAYDTEELRNLITRPRVVLWDFDGPVCRLFAGHPARDVAADLVGWLAGRGLRDLLTDEERETYDPQVVLRAVDRRHPGSDLVTELEERLTRHELNAAPSAWPTAYADPLIRTWTAVGARLAVATNNSATVVRAYLEGRGLLSCFDPHLYGRTQDLHRLKPHPHCLNQALSALDTAPEDALMIGDAPSDCEAAAQARVPFLGFARNDRKAELLRRAGADIVVDSLQPLLSLVHG
- a CDS encoding GNAT family N-acetyltransferase: MTSARTDIDVRPITEAEFPEWLRAVRAGFQREPVVPAEELEGRRSWFEPGRFLGAFDGGRCVATFRSFDQEVTAVGGRPVAADAVTGVTVTATHRRRGLLTRMMSQDLAAAKERGDAVATLIAAEYPIYGRFGFGPATGGTRWDIDVTRAGFDPRTPVAADGGRIDLVEPEDVRKTGPELHERVRRATAGAVSRTDLWWQTATGAVRLDAKWTTPFFAAYRAPDGTVDGLVAYEVDDVWSDTKQPLETAKVRWLLAATPQAERALWHYLCSIDWVTRVKSDHRAPDDLLPLLLPDPRAAVVATQADWLWVRILDVVQAMEARTYGREGGLVLDVVDPAGLTGGRYQLTVSPAGATCVPTTRSAELSLGIVELAMLWLGDESTVRLAALGRVTEERAGAARAADALLRPSRRPWCPDMF
- the dtd gene encoding D-aminoacyl-tRNA deacylase gives rise to the protein MRAVVQRVDGARVVVDGETVGEISGEGLCVLVGVTHEDTVEKAAQLARKLWSVRMLQDERSCSDIDAPLLVISQFTLYGDARKGRRPTWNAAAPGDVAEPLVDEVVAQLRALGATVETGRFGASMRVTLTNDGPFTVLIDI
- the ygfZ gene encoding CAF17-like 4Fe-4S cluster assembly/insertion protein YgfZ, translated to MMSPLLSLPGAVPAEGVDEGVAAHYGDLFREQRALADGTGFVDLSHRGVVAVTGEDRLNWLHLLLTQHVSDLPAGLATEALILSAHGHIEHALYLVDDGTTTWAHVEPGTVEALIGYLESMKFFYRVEVTDRTGDIAVVHLPAGSIAEVPEGTVVRETAYGRDLFLPRDALEAYAERTGHPAGLLAYEALRVEQHRPRLGFETDHRTIPHELGWIGTAVHLQKGCYRGQETVARVQNLGKPPRRLVFLHLDGSEVHLPGAGTEIRIADEGPDGRKVGFITTSVRHHELGPVALALVKRNVATDARLLAGDTAAAQETVVEP
- a CDS encoding winged helix-turn-helix domain-containing protein, coding for MDPKHGSATGRTRSQRPQRSLEVADALRARIRSGELRAGQRMPTQARLADEFGVERGAVREALRILQSEHLLANVSKGSPATVVGDPSYPGRPAGPAAPPLPTTVALAPRVATAFDAPHVEIDALCLTSVSLNLALGEPLWRIHAGQLKPAKVDVRVLLPSRDIDLAFPTLVEAAPGNRLRRHWLAQRNAQGQVLRHNLLALRATHGIDVRVTFRALPFTPPVKLYLLNGAEALFAFYTLSRSEREVDHEQLQLYDVEGTRSMLFAFERGAGVRDTTFVEQSRRWFDALWRTISTDLQLGD
- a CDS encoding GntR family transcriptional regulator codes for the protein MVVTQENVVAVNGRKHSAQEIADSLRERIRAGALKAGDRLPTQAELADEFEVERSTVRQALRALQDDGLLSNVSKGSPPRIAQPSVTPDGPQPTMVGLAPRLAEAFSARHVKVDAACLTAETLMLALGDPLRSIHAGELRPESIDVRILLPSREINLAFPVPVDGRGDGDDDPVHQRWLAQRNAQGQVMRHNLRSLRSSHGIDVDVTFRALPFTPPVKLYLLNGAEALISYYMVSRREETNDGQTLDMYDVLGAESLLFSFDRTAGRRDAAFVDESQKWFDALWETITTDLTLF